In one window of Candidatus Edwardsbacteria bacterium DNA:
- a CDS encoding M42 family metallopeptidase: MERIVEILKDLEAIHSPSGFTEEVMVHIEALAKTAGIGTKRTNKGGLVAGNHPQPRLVIAGHVDTLGAMVSGINADGHLSITKIGGPILPSFEGEYVTIRTVAGKDYRGTLLLNNPAAHVNDEVEKTVRKAENMHIRLDAEVAKKEDTEKLGIRIGDFIFFDPRFEFTETGYIKSRFLDDKAGSAAMLDAMLTLGAEKLKAIPVSFFFSNYEEVGHGAASGLPETAVEMLVADMGVVGEKVEGDESSVSICVKDSTGPYDYAIRCKLTELAEKNKIPHKLDVFPHYGSDGSIALIAGYDIRVGLIGPGVSASHGMERTHLKGLTATRDLMLAYIKETLG; the protein is encoded by the coding sequence ATGGAGCGCATCGTCGAGATCTTAAAAGACCTGGAGGCCATCCACTCCCCATCGGGGTTCACCGAGGAGGTCATGGTCCATATTGAAGCTCTGGCTAAGACGGCCGGCATCGGGACCAAACGCACCAACAAGGGCGGGCTTGTGGCCGGCAACCATCCCCAGCCCAGACTGGTGATCGCCGGGCATGTTGACACCCTGGGGGCCATGGTCAGCGGCATCAACGCCGACGGCCACCTGTCCATCACCAAGATCGGCGGGCCCATCCTGCCCTCGTTCGAGGGCGAGTATGTCACCATCCGGACCGTTGCCGGAAAGGACTACCGGGGGACCCTGCTGCTGAACAACCCCGCCGCCCATGTCAACGACGAGGTCGAGAAGACCGTCCGCAAGGCCGAGAACATGCACATCCGGCTGGACGCCGAGGTGGCCAAAAAGGAGGACACCGAGAAGCTGGGCATCCGGATCGGCGATTTCATCTTCTTCGACCCCCGGTTCGAGTTCACCGAGACCGGCTATATAAAATCGCGCTTCCTGGATGACAAGGCCGGCTCGGCCGCCATGCTGGACGCCATGCTGACCCTGGGGGCCGAGAAGCTGAAAGCAATTCCGGTGTCGTTCTTCTTTTCCAATTACGAGGAAGTAGGGCACGGAGCCGCCTCCGGCCTGCCGGAGACCGCGGTGGAGATGCTGGTGGCCGACATGGGGGTGGTGGGCGAAAAGGTGGAGGGCGACGAGAGCTCGGTGTCCATCTGCGTTAAGGATTCCACTGGGCCGTATGATTATGCCATCCGTTGCAAGCTGACCGAACTGGCCGAGAAGAATAAGATACCGCACAAGCTGGACGTGTTCCCCCATTACGGCTCGGACGGCTCCATTGCGCTGATAGCCGGGTATGATATCCGGGTGGGACTTATCGGGCCGGGGGTCTCGGCCAGCCACGGCATGGAGCGCACCCATTTGAAGGGTTTGACCGCCACCCGGGATCTGATGCTGGCGTATATAAAAGAGACGCTGGGTTAA